A DNA window from Thermoflexus sp. contains the following coding sequences:
- a CDS encoding cupin domain-containing protein: protein MKWAQTETLPGFMAGALTLRPFTGERVMVVRVEAPAGATVPAHSHPHEQITLVLHGRLRLRMAGEEKDLGPGEIVHIPSGVEHEVTFLEETLAFDVFQPPREDFLTLPLSESGRGKGGPRT from the coding sequence ATGAAGTGGGCACAGACCGAAACCCTGCCCGGGTTCATGGCCGGCGCGCTCACGCTGCGCCCCTTCACAGGGGAGCGGGTGATGGTGGTCCGGGTGGAAGCCCCGGCCGGCGCGACCGTCCCGGCGCACTCCCATCCCCACGAGCAGATCACCCTGGTCCTCCACGGCCGTCTCCGTCTGCGGATGGCCGGCGAGGAAAAAGATCTGGGCCCCGGGGAGATCGTGCATATCCCATCCGGGGTCGAGCATGAGGTCACATTCCTGGAAGAAACCCTGGCCTTCGATGTCTTCCAGCCCCCTCGGGAGGATTTCCTGACGCTTCCCCTCTCTGAATCGGGGAGGGGAAAGGGGGGTCCTCGGACCTAA
- a CDS encoding enoyl-CoA hydratase/isomerase family protein, with amino-acid sequence MAPTWTSAYQRLVFQEPEPGILEIILHRPEALNALDAVAHRELTYVWRDIDADPSIRVVLVRGSGHAFSAGGDFALIEEIMSDPEACMRVWKEARDLVYNILHCGKPIVSAIEGPAVGAGLAVALLADISVAARGARLLDGHGRLGVAAGDHAVLVWPLLMGMAKTKYYLLLNEPISGEEAERLGLVSLCVEDGKAYETALEIARRLARGSAPAIRWTKYALNNWFRMAGPIFDVSTALEFLGFQLPDAREGLQALREKRPPGFSGKAPL; translated from the coding sequence ATGGCTCCTACCTGGACTTCCGCCTACCAGCGCCTGGTGTTCCAGGAGCCCGAGCCCGGGATCCTGGAGATCATCCTTCACCGGCCCGAAGCCCTCAACGCCCTCGATGCGGTCGCCCACCGGGAGCTCACCTACGTCTGGCGGGACATCGATGCGGATCCCTCCATCCGGGTGGTCCTGGTTCGAGGATCCGGCCACGCGTTCTCTGCGGGCGGAGATTTCGCGCTGATTGAGGAGATCATGTCGGATCCCGAGGCCTGCATGCGAGTCTGGAAAGAGGCACGGGATCTGGTCTACAACATCCTCCACTGCGGCAAGCCTATCGTATCGGCGATCGAGGGGCCAGCCGTGGGGGCGGGGCTGGCCGTCGCCCTGCTGGCCGACATCTCCGTCGCCGCGCGTGGGGCGCGGCTGCTGGATGGACATGGGCGTCTGGGGGTGGCGGCGGGGGATCATGCGGTGCTGGTCTGGCCGCTGCTGATGGGGATGGCCAAAACGAAATACTATTTACTCCTCAATGAGCCCATCTCCGGGGAAGAAGCGGAGCGCCTGGGTCTGGTTTCCCTGTGTGTGGAGGATGGGAAAGCCTATGAAACGGCGCTGGAGATCGCCCGGCGCCTCGCCCGGGGGAGCGCCCCGGCGATCCGCTGGACGAAATATGCCCTCAACAACTGGTTTCGGATGGCCGGACCGATCTTCGATGTCTCCACTGCCCTGGAGTTCCTGGGCTTCCAGCTTCCGGACGCCCGGGAGGGCCTCCAGGCCCTGCGAGAAAAGCGCCCGCCCGGCTTTTCCGGAAAGGCACCGCTTTAG
- a CDS encoding DUF362 domain-containing protein produces MRALELSLPTHRRILIQPACPWAHPRFAPHVFTPLPLLEAVRALFSGNSLIVGAGSLPGFPSRYTMKQAGYWAWARHHRIPMWPLDEAPSQRSESGIRMPQVVHETDMLIALPRLTGSGFLGFAGAARHHMFLLSPSDHLQAYPRLPEVLIDSLRIRPPDLIILDATQVLHRGGELAGEPVAFSLLIIGTNILAVDRLAALLYGLDPMEVSWLRLAIQRGSAPASLKDLQVLGDLSLEDLRCLGERIVHADPFPERYAWPPQVRVYRSEAEPLWNIPGALMETIWVLEHGGISLAKARETAIVIGPVGELPRPRTDTAAAILLGDSARADYRGYSRIVRLPGRHVPVARLLLDLPYILQVASIRSELGWEFLWESMRHAMRRRFLMKSP; encoded by the coding sequence ATGAGGGCGCTGGAGCTCTCACTTCCCACCCATCGCCGGATCTTGATCCAGCCCGCCTGCCCATGGGCCCACCCTCGCTTTGCTCCCCATGTCTTTACGCCCCTCCCGCTTCTCGAGGCCGTCCGAGCCCTGTTTTCCGGCAACTCCCTGATCGTCGGTGCCGGCAGCCTGCCGGGGTTTCCCTCGCGTTACACCATGAAGCAGGCGGGTTATTGGGCATGGGCCCGGCACCACAGGATTCCCATGTGGCCTCTGGATGAAGCGCCTAGCCAGCGATCCGAATCGGGGATCCGGATGCCGCAGGTTGTTCACGAGACGGACATGCTGATCGCATTGCCTCGATTGACCGGAAGTGGTTTTCTGGGATTCGCCGGGGCCGCACGACATCATATGTTTCTGTTATCCCCTTCCGATCATCTGCAGGCTTACCCGCGTCTTCCAGAGGTGCTGATCGATAGCTTGAGGATCCGGCCCCCTGATCTGATCATCCTGGACGCCACCCAGGTCCTTCATCGAGGGGGCGAGCTGGCCGGCGAGCCCGTTGCGTTTTCCCTGCTGATCATCGGCACGAACATCCTTGCTGTCGATCGGCTCGCCGCGTTGCTGTATGGCCTGGACCCGATGGAGGTCTCATGGCTTCGGCTGGCGATCCAGCGGGGATCTGCTCCCGCCTCGCTGAAGGATCTGCAGGTCCTGGGGGACCTCTCGCTGGAGGACCTGCGTTGTTTGGGCGAGCGGATCGTTCATGCGGATCCATTCCCCGAGCGATATGCATGGCCTCCTCAGGTGCGGGTTTACCGCTCTGAGGCTGAGCCTCTGTGGAACATCCCCGGAGCGTTGATGGAGACCATCTGGGTGCTGGAGCATGGAGGGATCTCCCTGGCGAAAGCGCGGGAGACGGCGATCGTGATTGGACCGGTTGGGGAATTGCCACGCCCGCGCACAGATACCGCAGCCGCTATCCTGCTGGGGGATTCCGCACGCGCGGACTATCGGGGATACAGTCGGATTGTCCGGTTGCCTGGCCGCCATGTCCCCGTCGCCCGACTCCTGCTGGATCTCCCATACATCCTGCAGGTCGCCTCGATACGCAGCGAGCTGGGATGGGAATTCCTGTGGGAAT